The Lactobacillus acidophilus DNA segment AACCTACGCGTTTGAATAAGTGGCTGGGAATAGTTACAAGTGGCTTTTTGTTTGGCTACATGCATGATCCGATGTTAAGCAGATTTATTTTTGTATATTGGGTGTTGGGGATAGTCTTAGCCTGGGTATATACGACAACTAAGGACTTGCGCTATTCGATGCTGGTACACATGTGTTATAACGCATTAGGTTTTATTTAGTTGAATGTAAATTAAAACGCCGTTTCCGGCGTTTTTTATTTAGTGTGCAAATAATCTGATAATGATAGTAAGTATCAATGTAATTGGAAATATAATCATACCAGAATTCCAATTATCAAAGGCAAATCCGCAGATAGCATAGATTGCTCCAGCAATTGCCCAAATAGCAGAATTAAGACGCCCAAATTGAACCCATGAAAGGCTGAAGTGATGCTTATTTGTTGATGGATTACTCTTTTCTTCATTGTCATCTTTGAGCAAATAATCAGTTGAAACATCAAAAATATCAGATAAAGCAATGATTTTGTCTAGATCAGGTTTAGCTTGTCCGCTCTCCCATTTAGAAACAGATTGACGACTAACATTTAATTTCTCAGCCAATTCTTCTTGTGACCAATTATTATCGTTTCGTAACTGTGCGATTTTTTGATTTAAGCTCATTCTTATTACCTCGATTGTTTTGATTTTATCAAAATAATACTGCGAGAAGTGGTTGCATTCTACCAATTTTGCGATAAATTTTGTCAACTTGAGGTTGCGATGCTTATTTAGTAGGACGAGCATAAGTGATCCGGCCCTCTTTAAGAAGACTTTGAAAAGATTGCTCAATTGTTGATCGATGGACCGCACCCATTGGATCGATTCCGCCGATTTCGATAATTTGCGTTTTTCTACCGTGATATGGACCATCAATGATTGCTGTATGACCATTTGGACCATAACCAGTTCCAACATTAACAATGACAATGTCACCCGGCTTTACATTTTTAGCATGAATCTGTCTAAAGTATTGATGAGCATTTTTGGCATCATTTTCCATTTCAGGAGTAGAAAAGGCTGTTGGGCCAACATTATAGCCAGCCTGTTTCATCACTAGCCAAACCAGGCTTGAGCAATCAGTAAAACCATTTTTATCTGGATGTTGTAAATTGCCAAAGTTCATTCTTTGATCATCAGTACCGTAATTGAAATATCCAACCAAACGGCGACTGTGTTTGATAATTGTATTTTGATAACGTGAGTCATCAGTGAATTGAGTAGAAAAAGGCATGTTCATTGTTTTGCTCCCTATAAAAAATATGCTAATTAGGACTAATAGACTAGTAAAAACGAGAGTAATTTTCTTTTTTAATGTAGACTTGTCTGCCGCGACAATCAACCTCCTATGTATTATTCTTTCTTAATTTGATTAGTATTTTACAAGAAATTAGCTTTTTAGTTTAATATTTTTACTTTTTCGAAGATTTCTTTAAATGTGTCTACAGATTCAGTCATTCCCATTTTTTGAGCATTATTGATAAAGTTTAAAACTATACCTTCGTCCTTCGTCTTCAAATACTGCAGTATTTTCTGTAAAAATGTCAGAGTTACTTTAAAGAATTCAAGATATTGCGGTAATTCGACATCTTGCAGCGCATCTAGTAATTTCTGTGCATGAACTGTATCCTTTCGAAAAATTAAAGAAATAGTAGTATCTGATAAAACACCCATCATTGAAATTAAACCGATAGAACTAGTATTTTTTTGAATCAAGTTCTGATTTTTCAAAACGTTCATTGCAATTGCATAGACTCTATCAGTTTTAATCATAAAAACACAGTTACCAAAAAAGCCTAAATCATAGTTGCTCCACAAGGTGATCTTGGACAAATAAGTGTAAAGGTGCATCTGATCAGAAAATGGTAAAAGATTTTCACCTTTGATTAATAGATATTGGTTACAAAGGATAACGGTAAGATATAGATTGTGTATGTTTCTATCAATATGGTATTTATCTAAGTGTATGTGAATTAGTTTTTTTATTGTACTAGTATCCTCATCTTCAATTGCTTTTAGTAATTCTTTTGGAATATCATTTTCTTGTTCGATGTTGGCATAACCGATAAATTCAGTAGGACTAATATGAATTCGGTTTAAAAGGGCGAGCACTTTGTTAAACTCTAACGTGATTTTGCCATTTTCCCAACGTGATAAGTTGGAAGTAGCACAAATACCTTTTGCAGCTTGTGCCAGGGTAATAGACTGTTCTTTTCGTAATTCTTTATATTTTTCACCAATTACCATTTTGTTTTTCTCCCACATTGATATTGCATATATGCAATTTATCATTTTTGAATAAAAAATGCATGCAATAATATCCCCAATAACAAACAGGGGAGTTGAATTTCATGCTTTACAAATATTCAAATCATTTCAAATTTATCTTGATGATCATAACCGGAATTGTTGCCAGTTGTTCTACTATTGTGATGGCATATATGGTACAAACTTTAACTAATATTGCAACACAAAAGAAGTGGAATCAAGTAAGTATTTTTTTGGCTATCGTAATTGGTGGATTCTTGATTACTTTTATAGCTAGTTTGATTTTTAACAGATTGAAAACTGCCGCAATTCAGGAAACTAATACATATTTGAGAACGAATATCTTCAAGGGGATGCTTAGTACTGATAGGGATGAGAATTCCAATGCTCTTGGCTTTTTAACTAATGATTTTAAGTTGCTTGAAACTAATCGTTTTGATGCACAGATTGAAATTATTATGCAGGCTTGCACATTGGTGTTGGCCCTCGGTTATGCATTATTGGTCAATTGGCTAGTTACTATCTTGTTTTTAGTTGGTTCATTTGTTCCAATGTTTATTTCTAATTTCTTCCAAAAATTAATTCAAAATGCCTCGGAAAATTGGACTAAAGCCAATGGTCAATACGTAAATCAAACTAAAAATTTTTTAGCCGGTAGCGAAACTTTGCGTTTATACAATGGACAGGAAAGCGCAGCTGAAAAGAATCAAGTAAAAGTGTTTAATCTTGAAACTGCTCTAAGAAAAATGAATTTGTTGAATTTGGATACAAGCTCTTGGATTAGTTTAATTGGTAATCTGGTTACATTCTTAATTCCGTTTTTAACAGGTGTTTACATGGTGATTCATGAAATGACCACGTTAGGTTCACTTTTTGCTATTGTTCAATTGGCTAATTCTTTTGTGAATCCAATTTTGACTATTTTGGATGACCGCAATGAATTATCAACTACTAAAAAGATCGTTGAAAAAACGAATAAGTATTTAGCTTTGGCAAATAATGAAAAAGTTAACGACAATAAAGCAGTTTTTCAAGATCTTGTTTTAACTGATGTTTCACTTAATAGAAAAGGCAAGCAGTTGATTCATAATTTTAATTTAACAATTAAAAACAAGACAAAACAGGCTATTATCGGACCATCTGGAACGGGTAAATCAACATTGTTGCAGTTCTTGATGAAAGGTAAATATGGTGAAGCCAAGGGAATTCTGTTGAATGGAAAAACAGAAAAAGCAGGCAATTTTGAAAATATTTTTGCTTATGCCAGTCAAGCACCGGTAATTTTCGCTGATACTCTGTGGTTTAATCTAACGTTAGGTAAAAATATTCCCCAAGAAATAGTTGAGCAGGTTTGTTTTGAACTTGAACTTACTGATGTAATCAAAGAAAAGGGGTTTGATTATTCTTTAGGTGATAATGCTGATCAATTATCAGGTGGTCAATTGGCAAGAATTGAGCTTGCTAGGGCGATTTTATCTAAGCGTCCAG contains these protein-coding regions:
- a CDS encoding CHAP domain-containing protein, with the translated sequence MNMPFSTQFTDDSRYQNTIIKHSRRLVGYFNYGTDDQRMNFGNLQHPDKNGFTDCSSLVWLVMKQAGYNVGPTAFSTPEMENDAKNAHQYFRQIHAKNVKPGDIVIVNVGTGYGPNGHTAIIDGPYHGRKTQIIEIGGIDPMGAVHRSTIEQSFQSLLKEGRITYARPTK
- a CDS encoding helix-turn-helix domain-containing protein, encoding MSLNQKIAQLRNDNNWSQEELAEKLNVSRQSVSKWESGQAKPDLDKIIALSDIFDVSTDYLLKDDNEEKSNPSTNKHHFSLSWVQFGRLNSAIWAIAGAIYAICGFAFDNWNSGMIIFPITLILTIIIRLFAH
- a CDS encoding ATP-binding cassette domain-containing protein — translated: MLYKYSNHFKFILMIITGIVASCSTIVMAYMVQTLTNIATQKKWNQVSIFLAIVIGGFLITFIASLIFNRLKTAAIQETNTYLRTNIFKGMLSTDRDENSNALGFLTNDFKLLETNRFDAQIEIIMQACTLVLALGYALLVNWLVTILFLVGSFVPMFISNFFQKLIQNASENWTKANGQYVNQTKNFLAGSETLRLYNGQESAAEKNQVKVFNLETALRKMNLLNLDTSSWISLIGNLVTFLIPFLTGVYMVIHEMTTLGSLFAIVQLANSFVNPILTILDDRNELSTTKKIVEKTNKYLALANNEKVNDNKAVFQDLVLTDVSLNRKGKQLIHNFNLTIKNKTKQAIIGPSGTGKSTLLQFLMKGKYGEAKGILLNGKTEKAGNFENIFAYASQAPVIFADTLWFNLTLGKNIPQEIVEQVCFELELTDVIKEKGFDYSLGDNADQLSGGQLARIELARAILSKRPVLLLDEINASLDKKTSDKIHQYLLNSALTFVEVIHHYDADELEKYNDVIDLK
- a CDS encoding helix-turn-helix domain-containing protein, translating into MVIGEKYKELRKEQSITLAQAAKGICATSNLSRWENGKITLEFNKVLALLNRIHISPTEFIGYANIEQENDIPKELLKAIEDEDTSTIKKLIHIHLDKYHIDRNIHNLYLTVILCNQYLLIKGENLLPFSDQMHLYTYLSKITLWSNYDLGFFGNCVFMIKTDRVYAIAMNVLKNQNLIQKNTSSIGLISMMGVLSDTTISLIFRKDTVHAQKLLDALQDVELPQYLEFFKVTLTFLQKILQYLKTKDEGIVLNFINNAQKMGMTESVDTFKEIFEKVKILN